Below is a window of Agrobacterium sp. RAC06 DNA.
CAAGGCACGGATGAAGACCCGGACCATGGGGGTCGCGCTGTCTAGCTGTGTCGTGCCTGAAATCGGTCATGCCACTTTCTCGATCGGCGAGGATGAAATGGAAATCGGCATGGGCATCCATGGCGAGCCCGGTATCAGCCGCAAGAAGCTTGGCGCAGCAGACGCCGTTGTCGACGAGATGATGGATCGTATCTTCAACGAGACCGATTACAGATCAGGAGATGATGTTGCAGTCCTGATCAACGGTCTGGGTGGTACGCCGCTTGAGGAACTTTACATTCTCTTCCGCCGGGTCCGCCAGCTTCTCGATGCGCGCGGCGTAAACCTCAAACATGTCTGGATTGGAGAGTTCGCAACCTCAATGGAAATGGCGGGCGCCTCGATTTCGATCCTTCATCTTGACGAAGAACTCGACCGCCTGATGGCAGCGCCTGCCAATACGCCCTTCTTCAAGCACGTCACGGGATAAAGATATGAGCCTCGAAAGACTGGATGCGAGTCATCTGATCGGACTGTTCCAGAGCTGGCAGCAGCTTTTTGCCGAGCAACGGGAATATCTGATCGCACTCGATGGCAAGGTTGGTGACAGCGATCTAGGCATCACCATGGCGAAATCCTTTGCAGCGGCGGCTGACGCCGTCGCTGCCGAAGGCGAAGAGGCCGGTTTGTCCAAGCTGTTGCGCACGGCTGGTGCAACAATGGCGCGCACAGCCCCCTCGACCATGGGGACGTTGACGGCCACCGGTTTCCTGAGGGCGAGCAAAGCGGTCGAGGGACTGGATGCTCTTGATACGGAAGCGCTTGCTCAGTTCTGGCGCGCCTATACCGATGGGATTGCAGAACGGGGCAAGGCAAAGGTCGGTGACAAGACCCTGCTTGATGTGCTCGATCCCCTGACAAGCGCGCTGGAGGCAGAGGCTGAGAAAGGTACGGGTCTCACGGACGCGCTTTCTTCGGCAGCCAGGGTCGCAGAAGACGCACTGGAAGCGACGAAGTCGATGGTCGCTCAGCATGGAAAGGCTGCAGCGTTTCAGGAGAAGACCATTGGACTGCAGGATGCTGGCGCAACCGTCGGGTTTTTTCTGATCAGGCGAATGAGCCAGTTTGTGGCAAGCCACTGATATTGCGTCACCGGCCGCAGGATTGATTGAAATGACCGAAAGTTATGCCGTTGGCGTTGATGTTGGCACGGGAAGCGTACGAGCGGGTCTCTTTGACCTTTCTGGCAGGATGCTGTCTGTCGCCAAACGCGACATTACCGTGTTTCGTGAGGGAAGCTCGATCGTCGAACAGTCGAGTGCTGAGATCTGGGACTGTGTCTGTAGTGTCATTCGCGAAGCGGTATCCATGGCTGGGATCGATCCTGTCCAGGTAATTGGGCTTGGTTTCGATGCCACCTGTTCACTGGTGGTCGTCGGCGAAGGTGGTCAATCGCTTGGCCTTGGTGGCAGCGACGATCCTTCCCGCGACATCATTGTCTGGATGGACCACCGCGCCGTGGATCAGGCCGAGCGGATCAATGCCATCGGCCATGATGTGTTGCGCTATGTCGGCGGGCGGATTTCGCCCGAGATGCAGACGCCGAAGCTCCTGTGGCTGAAGGAAAACCGCCCTGAAGTTTTCGGACAGGCCTGGCAGTTTTTCGATCTCGCCGATTTTCTCACCTGGAAGGCGACGGGCGATCTTGCCCGCTCGACCTGTACCGTAACCTGCAAATGGACATATCTTGCCCATGAGGCGCGCTGGGACGAGAGTTACTTCCACAAGGTCGGACTTGGCGAACTGGCAGACGAGGGATTTGCCCGGATCGGCACACAGATGGTCGAGCCCGGCACAAGGCTTGGGGCGGGGCTTGACGAAGCCGCAGCATCAGCCATGGGTCTGAGATCAGGGACTGCCGTTGCAGCTGGCATGATCGATGCCCATGCCGGCGGCATCGGCACAGTCGGCATTGGCGACAATCCCATGGACAATCTGGCCTATGTCTTTGGAACGTCCTCCTGCACCATGACCTCGACGACTGAGCCGGTCTTCGTGCCTGGTGTCTGGGGACCGTATTACTCAGCCATGGTGCCGGGCCTCTGGCTGAATGAAGGTGGCCAGAGTGCAGCAGGGGCCGCGATCGATCAGCTCTTGTCGTTTCACCCGGCAGCAGAAGAGGCGAGGGGGAGGGCGCAGGCATCAGGCAAGTCGCTTCCAGCTTTTCTGGCCGAGATGGCGACAGCTCAGGTCGAGACGCTGTCCGAGACAGTTTTGGCGGCGGGCGAGTTGCATGTTGTGCCAGAGTTTCTCGGCAATCGCGCGCCTTTTGCCGATCCCCATGCGCGCGCCGTGATTGCAGGTCTTGGCATGGAGCGCGATCTCTACAGTCTGGTCGCGCTCTACATCGCCGGTCTGTGCGGCATTGGCTACGGGCTTCGCCAGATCATCGAGACGCAAGCCAAGCATGGGGCAGGCGTCAAACGCGTCGTGATCAGCGGTGGAGCCGGATCGAGCTCACTGGTGCGCCAGTTGCTGGCTGATGCCTGCGGCTTGGCGGTGGTGGCCCCTCTCGCCGATGAGCCGGTCCTGCTCGGCTCGGCAATTCTGGGCAGTGTGGCAGGCGGTGCCTTTCCTGATGTGAAAGGGGCAATGCAGGCACTATCTGCGATCGCGTCCATATACGAACCGGGCAAGGACAAGATCGGCGAGCTGCACGAGCAGCGGTTTGAAGCCTTCGTCAAATTGCAGGAAGTCGCGCGGGCGCTTTAGCCTGTGGCGTGATGGCAGACCTGGTATTTGTGGCATTCCTGGCTGAACGCGTTTGCCGCGGCGATCTGAGCCAGCATCAGGGCGAGACCGCACGAGATATGAGCTCATCCGATGTGTTTGCATGTCAATCGGTGATACCAGTCGAGCGGTGGCCCCTTATACGCGCCTTCGACAGCCTGGAGGCATCTAGCCGATTGCGGGCGGGACGTGGCTCTCGGACAAGCTGGTAACGCGTGCTGGTGATTGACACGCCAAAGGACAAAACCTAAACCATAATAACAGAAGCTGTCTGACAGGTTTTGTCATTTTGGAGCTTTTATCTATGGTTAGTGTGGAGACAGGCAGTGACGGCCGGGTGGATGGCGTCATCGCTGCGCTCACGTCCTATATCCGCGACAATGAGCTCGGGCCTGGAGACAGCCTGCCCAGCGAGCTGGCGCTGTCGAAGGAACTGCGCGTCTCGCGCACGGTCGTTCGAGAGGCCTTTCGATCGCTGGCAGCCGTAAGACTGCTCGATCTGCATGTGGGAAAAAGAGCGCGGGTGGCACAGCTCGACCATGGCGCCATGTCACTGATGATTGAACATGGTGTGGGGACCGAGCAGATCAACGTCCATCAGATTTACGATGTGAGGCGGACGATCGAGATGCGGACGGCCAGTCTTGCAGCCCTCAGACGCTCAGACGAAGAGGCGCGCATTCTCATCGACCATGCGACAGCCATGGAGACGCAGTTTCATTTGGCCGAGACAGTGATGGAACACGATCTGGCCTTCCACCTGGCCATTGCCAAGGCGTCGAAGAACCCGATTTTTTCGCTGATCCTTGGTGCGTTTCAAACGGTCTCGCGACAAACCTGGCCGATTGGATGGCGCAGTCGCTCCTCAGACGAGGAACGAAGAGCCATGAATGCACTCCACCTGGCGATCGCCAAAGCCATCCTTGCAGGCGACCCACAGAAGGCAAGTCAGTTGATGGCACAGCATTTCGATGAAAGCGCCAAGGCGCTGCTTGCCGCCGGCATTGCTTAAGGAAGCCACCATGAAAATTACCAGGCTTGAAACCGTGCGCATTGCGGAGCGACAAAATCTCCTCTGGATCCTCGTCCATACGGACGAGGGTATCACCGGGCTTGGAGAGACCTTCTTCGGGGCAGAAACCGTGGAGGCCTACATCCATGAATATGTCGCCCCTTGGGTGATCGGCCGCGATCCGCTTCAGATTGATCTCCTCGCCGCAGACCTGGTCGGCTATCTCGGTTTCCGCTCTTCGGGTGCTGAAGTGCGCGGCAATTCCGCCTTTGACATCGCGTTGTGGGACATTTTCGGGAAGGCGACCGGGCAGCCGATTGCGCAATTGCTGGGCGGCTTCAGCCGTCGTGAAATCCGGACCTAC
It encodes the following:
- a CDS encoding dihydroxyacetone kinase family protein, which translates into the protein MSLERLDASHLIGLFQSWQQLFAEQREYLIALDGKVGDSDLGITMAKSFAAAADAVAAEGEEAGLSKLLRTAGATMARTAPSTMGTLTATGFLRASKAVEGLDALDTEALAQFWRAYTDGIAERGKAKVGDKTLLDVLDPLTSALEAEAEKGTGLTDALSSAARVAEDALEATKSMVAQHGKAAAFQEKTIGLQDAGATVGFFLIRRMSQFVASH
- a CDS encoding FGGY-family carbohydrate kinase, producing MTESYAVGVDVGTGSVRAGLFDLSGRMLSVAKRDITVFREGSSIVEQSSAEIWDCVCSVIREAVSMAGIDPVQVIGLGFDATCSLVVVGEGGQSLGLGGSDDPSRDIIVWMDHRAVDQAERINAIGHDVLRYVGGRISPEMQTPKLLWLKENRPEVFGQAWQFFDLADFLTWKATGDLARSTCTVTCKWTYLAHEARWDESYFHKVGLGELADEGFARIGTQMVEPGTRLGAGLDEAAASAMGLRSGTAVAAGMIDAHAGGIGTVGIGDNPMDNLAYVFGTSSCTMTSTTEPVFVPGVWGPYYSAMVPGLWLNEGGQSAAGAAIDQLLSFHPAAEEARGRAQASGKSLPAFLAEMATAQVETLSETVLAAGELHVVPEFLGNRAPFADPHARAVIAGLGMERDLYSLVALYIAGLCGIGYGLRQIIETQAKHGAGVKRVVISGGAGSSSLVRQLLADACGLAVVAPLADEPVLLGSAILGSVAGGAFPDVKGAMQALSAIASIYEPGKDKIGELHEQRFEAFVKLQEVARAL
- a CDS encoding FadR/GntR family transcriptional regulator, with amino-acid sequence MVSVETGSDGRVDGVIAALTSYIRDNELGPGDSLPSELALSKELRVSRTVVREAFRSLAAVRLLDLHVGKRARVAQLDHGAMSLMIEHGVGTEQINVHQIYDVRRTIEMRTASLAALRRSDEEARILIDHATAMETQFHLAETVMEHDLAFHLAIAKASKNPIFSLILGAFQTVSRQTWPIGWRSRSSDEERRAMNALHLAIAKAILAGDPQKASQLMAQHFDESAKALLAAGIA